A stretch of Columba livia isolate bColLiv1 breed racing homer unplaced genomic scaffold, bColLiv1.pat.W.v2 Scaffold_102, whole genome shotgun sequence DNA encodes these proteins:
- the LOC135577563 gene encoding ubiquitin carboxyl-terminal hydrolase 36-like, whose translation MAGTAKPRELLKARRDAGEAGALGRLLSTSATKVLLHKIEFQPASHGFSGQPELLRAKYLLLNPRTEPAEHPRGAEEGQPGKQGSDRTPGRLGDGVPAPQKGLFPAGRLAMQWQRVQRIGAGLLNLGNTCFLNATLQCLTYTPPLANYLLSREHSRTCHQSGFCVTCVMQNHVTQAFANSGSVIKPVSFVRDLKKIAPHIRLGRQEDAHEFLRFTIDAMQKACLPDCTELDRQTQATTLIHQIFGGSLRSRVKCSMCKAVSDTFDPCLDLPVEITQAANVEQALELFVKPDLLGGENAYLCDKCKKKVSATKRFTIHRAPRVLTLALKRFADFTGGKITKDVGYPELLNIRPYMSQTSGDPVMYGLYAVLVHSGYSSHSGHYYCYVKASDGQWYQMNDNVVRPSNIKVVLNQQAYVLFYLRIPSPGKSSEGPVSKAASSLPGRVKLPSGSPSPKLALKAKRVAAAFPGDAAQRPKKPRSLQPPPAPRAAPGLCGPSHTSGAKAQVPRKRCWEPGPLPASPGLPEPIPGQEPWSSGENTGTPARDPRSRASASLVLAKLKAFLSARAAPQPSSTMSPPPAKKLALSDT comes from the exons ATGGCGGGCACGGCGAAGCCgagggagctgctgaaagcGCGGCGGGACGCGGGCGAGGCCGGGGCGCTGGGCCGGCTGCTGAGCACCTCGGCCACgaaggtgctgctgcacaagATCGAGTTCCAGCCCGCCAGCCACGGCTTCTCCGgccagccggagctgctgcgggCCAAGTACCTGCTGCTCAACCCCCGCACCGAGCCCGCCGAGCACCCCCGCGGCGCTGAGGAGGGACAGCCGGGCAAgcagg GCAGCGACCGGACCCCGGGGCGCCTCGGGGACGGCGTCCCTGCGCCCCAGAAGGGGCTGTTCCCTGCAGGGCGCCTCGCCATGCAGTGGCAGCGTGTCCAGCGCATCGGCGCCGGGCTGCTCAACCTGGGAAACACCTGTTTCCTCAACGCCACCCTGCAGTGCCTCACGTACACGCCACCGCTCGCCAACTACCTGCTCTCCAGGGAGCACAGCCGCACCT GTCACCAAAGCGGCTTCTGCGTGACATGCGTCATGCAGAACCACGTCACGCAGGCGTTCGCGAACAGCGGCAGCGTGATAAAGCCAGTGTCCTTTGTCCGAGACCTCAAGA agatCGCCCCGCACATCCGCTTGGGCAGGCAAGAGGACGCACACGAGTTCCTCCGTTTCACCATCGATGCCATGCAGAAGGCCTGCCTGCCCGACTGCACCGA GTTGGATCGCCAGACCCAAGCCACCACCCTGATCCACCAGATCTTTGGCGGTTCCCTGCGGTCCCGTG TGAAGTGCTCGATGTGCAAAGCAGTCTCGGACACCTTTGACCCCTGTCTGGACCTGCCGGTGGAGATCACG CAAGCCGCAAACGTAGAGCAGGCACTGGAGCTGTTTGTGAAGCCAGACCTGCTGGGCGGAGAGAACGCCTACCTGTGTGACAA atgcaagaagaaagtgtcGGCAACCAAACGCTTCACCATCCACCGAGCGCCCAGGGTTCTCACGCTTGCTCTGAAGCGTTTTGCCGACTTCACTGGAGGCAAGATCACAAAG gacgTGGGCTACCCTGAGCTCCTGAACATCCGCCCGTACATGTCCCAGACCAGCGGGGATCCGGTCATGTACGGGCTCTACgcggtgctggtgcactcgGGGTACAGCAGCCACTCAGGACACTACTACTGCTACGTGAAG GCCAGCGACGGGCAGTGGTACCAAATGAATGACAACGTGGTCCGCCCCAGTAACATCAAGGTGGTCCTTAACCAGCAGGCGTATGTGCTGTTCTACCTCAG GATCCCCAGCCCCgggaagagctcagagggtcccgtttccaaagctgcctccagcctgccTGGCCGTGTCAAGCTGCCTTCTGGGTCACCGTCACCCAAGCTGGCCCTGAAAGCCAAACGCGTGGCTGCAGCGTTTCCCGGTGACGCAGCCCAGAGGCCCAAGAAGCCGCGCTCCTTGCAGCCGCCACCCGCGCCCAGAGCGGCTCCAGGACTTTGTGGCCCCAGTCACACCAGTGGGGCCAAAGCGCAGGTTCCCCGGAAGCGCTGCTGGGAGCCCGGGCCCCTGCCTGCCTCCCCTGGGCTGCCGGAGCCCATCCCTGGCCAGGAGCCGTGGAGCAGCGGGGAGAACACCGGGACACCGGCAAGGGACCCTCGCAGCAGGGCTTctgccagcctggtgctggcaaagctgaaagccttcttgtcggccagggctgctccgcagcccagcagcaccatgtcaccaccaccGGCCAAGAAGCTGGCGCTTTCCGACACATAG
- the LOC135577599 gene encoding olfactory receptor 14I1-like, whose translation MSNSSSITQFLLLPFTDTRELQLLHFWLFLGIYLAALLGNGLIITTIACDQHLHTPMYFFLLNLSLLDLGSISTIVPKSMANSLWDTRTISYRGCATQLFFFLSLISVEYSLLTIMAYDRYVAICKPLHYGTLLGSRACVHMAAAAWASGFLNTFLHTVNTFSLPLCKGNAVDQFFCEIPHILKLSCSHSYLREVWLLVVSSCLVFGCFVFIVVSYVQIFRAVLRIPSEQGRHKAFSTCLPHLAVVSLFVSTGIFAHLKPPSIFSPNLDRVVSVLYSVVPPAVNPLIYSMRNKEIKDSLRKLFDQGILQYQ comes from the coding sequence ATGTcgaacagcagctccatcacccagttcctcctcttgccattcacagacacacgggagctgcagctcttgcacttctggctcttcctgggcatctacctggctgccctcctgggcaacggcctcatcatcaccaccatagcctgtgaccagcacctccacacccccatgtacttcttcctcctcaacctctccctccttgacttgggctccatctccaccattgtccccaaatccatggccaattccctttGGGACACCAGGACTATCTCCTATCGAGGATGTGctacacagctctttttttttctctccttgatcTCTGTTGAGTATtcccttctcaccatcatggcctatgaccgctacgttgccatctgcaaacccctgcactacgggaccctcctgggcagcagagcttgtgtgcacatggcagcagctgcctgggccagtggCTTTCTCAACACTTTTCTACACACGGTCaacacattttcactgccactctgcaagggcaatgctgtggaccagttcttctgcgAAATTCCTCatatcctcaagctctcctgctcacactcctacctcagggaagtgTGGCTTCTTGTTGTTAGCTCCTGTTTAGtctttgggtgttttgtgttcattgtggtgtcctatgtgcagatcttcagggccgtgctgaggatcccctctgagcagggacggcacaaagccttttccacgtgcctccctcacctggccgtggtctccctgtttgtcagcactggtaTTTTTGCTCACCTGAAGCCCCCTTCCATCTTCTCCCCAAACCTAGATCGGGTGGTGTccgttctgtactcggtggtgcctccagcagtgaaccccctcatttACAGTATGAGGAACAAAGAGATCAAGGATTCCCTGAGGAAATTATTTGACCAAGGAATACTGCAGTATCAATAA